DNA from Ciconia boyciana chromosome 23, ASM3463844v1, whole genome shotgun sequence:
CTGCAAATATGCCTCCGACTCCTTATTGCCTTCCTTATGATGATGGGAATAACACCGATGCAttagttttattcatttatatatgtatgcatatatatgtgtctatacacacacactgcaaCCTTAAGGTGTTACACCCAAGAGCACAGTAAGAAAAACCAGGCAGTAATATTATGGACTCACCAAGAGCAAAATCCTGAATAATGGAACTTTCTAGCACAAACAGCTTTACAGGGACCCTCAGCACAGTCCCCGTTACTACCAGTGGAAATATGCTCTTCTGACActacacagatttttaaaagattccCATGATAGGaggaagattaaaaagcaattaactGGCTCtcacatttcaaatgcaaagcCATATTTTAGaacagcagacagaaaaatatggaTCTCTCAGAACTCAAAGATTTGTTACATTCCATAAAAAAGCCCTTACCATGATACCTTAAAACAGCAATACCATAGTAGGAACCTACCCCATGGGAACGAGAAAAAGCATTGCAAACCCAATCCAGCATTGTATTATGAAAAAGCCCTGCAAATTCCAGGCAATCTGCAAATgatttcccccttccccacccaaaCATCTACTGCAAACTCCTACAATTGCAAGTCAGGACTGCAAGAGCAAAAGAGACGAAAATAAAACCATTCCTACCTTTAACTTGAGTGTCATATTCAGCTATGATCTCCTTATCCTTTTTGAATTTTGCTGGCGAcgtcatgttttcttttccaaaaagatTAACCTCAACACAGATCCACCAGAACACAAGATATAAATGCAATTTCGCTCCTCTCAGTGCAATGCCTTGATTTTCCGCTTGTCCTCCCCcccacaaaaaggaaaaaaaaaacctaaatcaGTCCATGGAGAGAGGGTATGAGAcggagcacagcagcagcaaaatgcagATGTTGAGAGATCAGTGGAtggaagaggcagcagttttGTCTCCCTGCACCAAAACCTTTAGCAGCAGCATCAGACTAGCGAGATCCTGCAGCCCCCAAAGGCTCTTCCTGATTGCTAACATTAATAGCACAGCCAGGGAGTGGAAGTCCTTCCGCACAACATGTTTTGTGTGGGTTtggtttgccttttcttttttttttaaaatgtgctcagAGATGATGCAAATCAAATCCCAAACGAGAGCAGAAACGGAGGACAAGAAGCCgttttctttggtttgcttgcctgcaaatgcaaaaaaaaaaaaaaagaaaatatatataaatttagaaaattacAGCTTGCAGCCAGCAGTCACAAGATGCCCAGCCAAAATTTGCGATCGAAAGAAAAGCTGCCCTGACATTGCAAATTGTCCTTTAAGCAGCAGCATGAGGTTAGAAATGCAGACCGGCCAGGTAACCAAGGGAAAACGCCTACACGGCAGCCAGCCCCaaggggggagcaggggctcaTTTGGCAAGCGGGGTCCCCAGGGGAgcgaggggagggaggggaaccAGCCTGCGCAGAGAGAAAGCGCTTCTCCAAATGAGCAGCAATGCGGGGGGACGAACAGGCAGAGCCCGGCCAAGCTGCAGCATCCTCCGCTGGAAAACTGCACCCCAGCCCTCATCACACCAGCGGCGGGAGCCGGAGGACgagcccagcagctccccgACACCCCAGACCCGTCCCCTCCGGAGCGGCTCCGTCCGCAGCTTTTCCTTCGGCAGCTCCgggttggggtttggggtttttctccGGTTATTTTGGGTTTTCCGGCGGCCCCTCGCCGAGGCAGGGGTCAGAGCCGgcccgcggccggggcggctCACCCGGCATGTGCGAGGCAGACGGGACCCTGCCCGCAGGGGGACGGCGGGACACAACTTTTCTCccgtccttttttttttaattattattttttcccccttttttcggggatgggatggggcgAGGCTGCAgcccggcgggcgggcagcccccgcAGAAGATGCGCGTACGGGAGGAAGGAATAAATAAACACGGCACCCGCCGGATCCGCATCCCGCCCGGGAAGAACAATGAGGGCGGCGGGGAGAGGAAGCGTGGGGGTgtcccgggggggccggggctgagggacgcggccccgcgccccgcctcAGGGCCGCGCTgaggggaggctgaggggaggcggcggggccggccggcgggGGCAGCCCGCGGCCCCCCGGCGGGCtgccaggggaggggagggggcccggcggccgggcggggcgaTTACCTGGGCGCTGCGGAGCCGCCTCCCCACCTCCCGCAGCCGGGCGTCCTCCGGCCGCTGGCGCCCGCCACCCGGTCCCCCCTCACCGgcctgccgccgccccgccccgccgcgcggACCGCCCAATCGGCGGAGAGCGCTGGGTAGGAGCGACGGGCGCCCCGACCAACCAGACGGCTCCATCTTTCAGCTGGGCCCGCCCCTCTTCCCGCCGCTTGGCACCCGTAGCACCGCCCCGCCAGGACGGGGTGGGCGGGGCCCGGCGGACCGCAGTAGCCTCCGCCCCAAGGACTGCTCAGGGGCGGGACGAGTCATGCAAAGCGGCTGCCGGCTGGGCCAATGGGAGCAAGGCAGGGCGTGCCCCTCCGCCAATACCCAGGCGGTAGGGGTGGTGCCACCCGTCTCCTCCAACGGCCAGCAGGGAGAGGGTGGGCCCCGCCGCTGATCTCCACTAATCAGATTGGGGGGCGGGGCCTCCCGCGCCCAATGGGAGACTGAGGTCGGGAATTCAAACTGACAGGTGGGAGCGTGGCCGTTGGCGGCGgacggcacggcccggcccggcccggcggggagcagcggcggggagcggcggcggggcccggcccggcccggcggtgGCCGCCCGCCATGTCGGCCAGCAGCTGCACCTTCGAGGACCGGTGCGTGGCCGTGCTGTGCTGCCGCTTCTGCCAGCAGGTGCTGAGCTCGCGGGGGATGAAGGCCGTGCTGCTGGCGGACACCGACATCGACCTCTACTCCACCGACATCCCGCCCTCGGGGTAAGCGCCGGGCCTCGGGGGGGCGCGGCTGGTCCCCGCAGGCCGCGGGGTCCCTCCGGCGGGGCACGGCGACAGCCCCGAGGCCCCGCACAGCCGGGCCGGGCGTTGCGGCCTGTCAGCCTCGGGGCCGCGGCCTCCCCCGCTGCGATCCCGCCGGCTCCCGGAGGATCCCTCAGCCGGCTGTCACCAGGAAAACGGCCCCGAAGCGGAGGACTGAACCCGATCCTCCATTTCCAGTTCCACCTGGCTCTCCATCAGCCCCGGGGAAGCCACGGCGAGAGCAAGGCTGTCCCTCGTCCAGCAAACCACAAGTCTAATTTAATCTATTCGCGGGGAAGACGTAGGCCTAGGAAGCCACAGGGAGTTCCTCCAGCCCCTTCCTTAAGCAAAGATTAGAATTTGCAATAAATATCTGTAAACAGGACAAACCTGATCTTGTGCTGGTTCCGGAACAGCTCTGCTCCGAGTCGGTTGCGTGTTGCTTTCCCATAACAATATTTGAATACTAAGGAAATCAGATTGCAAAACAACATGGTAATAAGTAAGTATGGGCTAAAAAGGAGATAAGAAATCAAAGGTTTGGTTTTAAACGTCCTAGCCTTTAAGCTATTGTTCTGTAGTCTTAGCTGAGATTTGCCAGGAACCAGGGCAAATAATCAGATTTCTGACCGACAGTGCCACACAGCCAGCAGCACGCGAGCGTTCGTGAGTACTAAGAGAAGCGGTGCTTCCCCGTTTAATTTGAGAGGACTTACGATATATTCGTGTAGTGTCGCATGGGTCTCTTTTTGTTTCCACATGAGTATGGCTGGTAGCTGACAGGAAATGGAATTGTGTGGTCTtgggaaagtttaaaaaaaaacacacaagacTACAGTCACTTTGTTGTGACTTCAGACCTGTATTATCGAAACGTTACAGTTGTGATCATCGCCACATCtaaacttctgtatttttactttcttcccaTCTAGTACTGTTGATTTCATCGGAAGCTGCTATTTTACTGAGATCTGCAAATGCAAACTGAAGAACATCGCGTGTTTAAAGTGGTAAGAACGCCATTCAACGACACTAACACCTCCTCAAGcacactgcagtgctgcttAACCTTCTCACTGCAGACTACTGCAGTGCAAGAGTTAAGGGATGAATGAACAGATTGCATACTCTATTTCAAATTTAATGCTGCTTGATAGAAACTCAGCCCACGACTTCTGGGCATGGCTGCCAGTCTATTTCTGTGCAAGTCCCAAGTGGAAGTGTGACAACCTTGTCAGTAGTCTGAGTATACGGGAAAGCTTGCATGCCACCTGCCTGATTAAATGTCTGCTTCAACACTGAGATAATTGTGTGAATAAGGCCACAGTAAGAAGTAGTTACTCATATTCTAATTAATAGAACATCCTCTTGGCAGATCTAGTTGTTGCTAGCAGATGGAACATGCTGTCACTAAAGTTCTTGGAGTTCTTTTATCCTCTTTATTAATGCCTGATATTTAAGAGTAAAAACAACAACTCTCAAATAGCTCGCAGTTATTTGAGACGATCCTTTCAGCTTCATAATCAAGACTTCTACCTTGTTCAGATTTGAACAGTGGGGGGGTTGCGACAGgaacacagtattttatttttgagacaGAAGTAGAGAAACACAAATATCTCACTGGAGCACATGACTGAGAAAGTAGAAAAATGGTTGTTCTAGGTTTCAACCTAGGAGAGCAGATAAGGCTTTGATATTCTCAGTCTCATTACTCCTACTACTGATACTCTCCCACGCACAGTGCTTCTGGTCAGATGGATTTTATGTGCATGATGAACTTCTACATTGATTCCAATGGAATCATGTGCCttccaaaaaacaacaaaaaaaaagatacagcacCATTTGTTGGTATGTAAACTAATCTGGATTACACAATTTAAGTTACTAAATGGTTCTCTATGCCAAAGATCTAAAACTTAGATATTCTGTAAATCCTGACAGATGTTCCCTAAATATTTAAGATGCTTGTTTAACTATGTTCACTGAACTTTATCAAAATAGGAGCATTACATAATAGTCTGGTACTGTGGCTATTTAACATTAGTTTGAGCTGGAAAAGCCAACAACATCTATCTTTTCACCAGGCATTTGTGTTGCTCATTATTTCACTTGTCTTTCTAGTGGTAACATTGTCGGTTATCATGTGATTTCTCCCTGCAAACCTTGCCTGCTGTCCTGTAATAATGGCCACTTCTGGATGTTTCATAGCCAAGCAGTCTTTGGCATCAACAGACTAGACCCTTCTGGTAAGGAACACAtatgtttccttctcttccctaaACTCTTGAATTCTAAGTCCTCCTAATGAGGCATCTCAATATAGTTAAAGCATATGGAGAGAGTGTAACATATGGAGGCATAAGGCAAGCGTTACTGTATTGCTAATCTAGCAAACTACTTTGGGGGAGGTAGTTGTAGCtactttgcaaatgaaaatttctaAGTGGAAATTTATCTTCATCAGAAAACTTAACCTACCCCTTTTGTAGACAGAAGTCAGGATTTTCTCAAGCAATATTATAACTAGTATAAACACAGCCACCAGCTGCTATTTATAGCAGTATGTATAGCTTTACTGTGCTATTAGGCAGCTGTCCAATGGGCACTCTTTTGGGGTGAGTCATGTTGTCACTTTGACCCTGTATAACTGAGTCCTCATTAGCTCAAGCTGCAGCTACAGCTCCTGCTAGCTAGTTTCTTCAGCTAGGTGGTGGTTGGATGCCAAGTGTCTAGCATAATTTGCCTTCAGTCCTCAGGAATGCACAGCATTCTGACAAAtcatttctcctccttgcaGATGGGAGTAACTTCTTGTCTAAATCTTTCAGTGTCACCTGTGTTTCAGatcaatgcatttaaaaataaatcagccaTGAGGGGATTATCGATAGCTACATGAATTAGCTATATAAATACGTCTGTGGGCAGGGACTTACTCTTTGAACTATGCTGTAAACAACAACACTTACAAGAtcactttggaagaaaaataggaaatagtCTAGATATACTTATCATGAACATGTCTTAACAGGTTTTGCAATGATTAGAGtagttattttctctgaaaatagaCCGTTGTGTAACTTAAAAATAAGGTCACAATccaaaaagacttttttttttttttccccctctcctttgTCTTCTTACCTCCTTCCCACCAGGTGTGAATGTATTGCTCTGGGGCAACTTGCCAGATTTGGAGGAAAGCACAGATGAAGATATGTCCTGCATCTCTGAGGAAGAGTATATCAGATAAATGTTGTCTTCAATATACTACAGTATCTTCCCTAGATTCGTTGCATTGCtgtttggtttggatttttttttttcctgctggccCATCAGAGCTTAAACAATAGAGGAAACCAGGAAATCTGGAAAACAATCCTAAAAAAGGAAGGTatcatcttcctctttccctgtaGCCTTCCTTAGACTCTTGAGTCTGCCTAGCGTGTATCTTCTGACTAGAGAACATGCCTTGGTCAGATCTGCAAATGCAGATGGAAGGTGCATTTACTGACGTCTaggtctgttttgttttttacatttaagtCTCAACAGTTGATAATCCttcttaactgtatttttttttcttctttcctaaaaCAGTATTCACAGAGCAAAGTCTTTCAGTTGCTGTAAGTACAGCTTAAAAATCTTAAGAAATAGTCAGTCTGGTTGACAAAGTTCTGAAAGAGCTCTGCTTTTGTGGTCACACGGACCATTGCCCAGAGCTTCTATTCTGAGTATACAGACTTGCTGAGTAAGTGGCTTAAAGTATTGGAGCTTTGGCTCTACGATCTGGCTCTCCTGCTTTTAGCAGCTTGTTCTCTGGGCATCTGAGGCATGCTAGGATGCTCCTGAATGCGGACTGGGGAGCTGTCTTATGGAGTCTTCCCATCTTCATCTTTCAGTACTTTTAGGATCATGTTTCTGTAGAGATTGAgggggttttgttgggtttttgtttatttggtttttttttccctgataaaACCTTAATACTGAAGTTATTTAATGTCTAATATAACTTCAGTACTACACTGGAGTTTTTATTAGGGTCAACAATAAAATCCATCCAGTTctatgtgttattttttttccccttatagGATAGGCATCCCTCCAAAACAGAACTCAGTCATCCGATTGGgtctgttggggggggggggggaggaagagatcAGGTTAAATATTTGGTGTTCATACCTAACCTTACATCCTGAAGCGTACAGACAATCTGGTTCCTGTAAGCAGTAATGGATTCAAAGCTCATTATCCGAGTTGTTACAGCCATAGTATTTAACTTATAAACTAAATGCTGTCCCCTTCAGCTAGTCACCTGAAGGATCACCTTTAGAAAATTCAGGGTACAATCATATAAGAGAACagagtacatttttaaatttggatTGATGCTGAATAAATCGTTCTATAGTCTCTTGTGATACTTGGAAGAGGTGCAATGAAGGCAGATCTGAATTGTCTTAGTATTTTTACTGCACGTtatatatttcttaattaaCGGTACTACCTCTTCTGCATTGTTTAAATGTATATTGGTATATATATGTACGTGTGTGTACGTGTATGTCTTGTTTTGACTTCCTGTGTTATGTCTGCTCATTAAATAAAAGGTTTGGGCTACATAGTCTTCAGGGTTGTAATAAATATGGATGTGTAAAGATATCAGATaatcaaaacaatgaaataGCATCTTGAACTTGTACTAACTAGTTGAATAATTAGGTTCTTACTACTATGACTTTGTTTTAGAGACCCCAAAAAAAGTCACCTCCTTTTTAGGTTGACAAACCTGACAGTTTCTCAGTCTTAAAGGTGTTTAGTAAGTTAACTCTTCTATAACACAACATCCCCTTTTTTGCcagttttctgttcagttttcaATTTGATCATGTTGTGACTACGGTATTAAGCTGGCAAGGGGACATCTCACACAAAGATTTTTCCAACAGAATTCATGAGCTAAAAATACATCTGATTGTTTTTGTGTAAGTAGCACAATAGTTGAAATAAAATTCCGATaatatatttctgctttgttgcaAGTTCAACACTTGCCATTTATAAGCTTCACAATTCCGAGTCAACTCCATGTCGGTGGCAGGGCGGGCTGTAGAGCTATTCTCCCACAGAGAAGTAGAGGACTGTAATTTCTTCA
Protein-coding regions in this window:
- the FAM72A gene encoding protein FAM72A yields the protein MSASSCTFEDRCVAVLCCRFCQQVLSSRGMKAVLLADTDIDLYSTDIPPSGTVDFIGSCYFTEICKCKLKNIACLKCGNIVGYHVISPCKPCLLSCNNGHFWMFHSQAVFGINRLDPSGVNVLLWGNLPDLEESTDEDMSCISEEEYIR